In the Mycolicibacter sp. MU0102 genome, one interval contains:
- a CDS encoding quinone-dependent dihydroorotate dehydrogenase produces MGLYGAVRRAFFMVPAERIHTIVFAGLRGAAATPPARRALQRRLAPHDPLLASTVFGVQFPGPLGLAAGFDKDGHGVNAWGALGFGYAEVGTVTAAAQPGNPAPRLFRLPDDRALLNRMGFNNHGAAALAARLTRHRADVPIGVNIGKTKVTPPEGAVQDYRTSARLLAPLADYLVVNVSSPNTPGLRDLQAVESLRPILAAVRAETTKPVLVKIAPDLADTDLDAIADLCVELGLAGIVATNTTVSREGLATPGVAELGPGGISGPPVARRALEVLRRLYARVGDRLVLISVGGIETADDAWERITAGAALLQGYTGFIYGGGLWARNIHDGLAQRLRDGGFASLAEAVGSATR; encoded by the coding sequence ATGGGTCTCTACGGCGCAGTGCGCCGGGCGTTCTTCATGGTGCCGGCCGAGCGCATCCACACCATTGTGTTCGCGGGGCTGCGTGGTGCCGCCGCGACGCCGCCGGCACGCCGGGCCCTGCAGCGCCGGCTCGCCCCGCACGACCCGCTGCTGGCCAGCACCGTGTTCGGGGTGCAGTTCCCGGGGCCGCTCGGGCTGGCCGCCGGGTTCGACAAGGACGGTCACGGGGTAAACGCTTGGGGCGCATTGGGTTTCGGCTATGCCGAGGTGGGCACCGTGACGGCGGCGGCGCAACCGGGTAACCCCGCGCCGCGCCTGTTCCGGCTGCCCGACGACCGCGCGCTGCTGAATCGGATGGGCTTCAACAATCACGGGGCCGCGGCCCTGGCGGCGCGACTGACGCGGCACCGGGCCGACGTGCCGATCGGGGTGAACATCGGCAAAACCAAGGTCACCCCGCCCGAGGGCGCGGTGCAGGACTACCGCACCAGCGCCCGGCTGCTTGCCCCGCTGGCCGACTATCTGGTGGTCAACGTCAGCTCGCCGAACACGCCGGGACTGCGCGACCTGCAGGCCGTCGAGTCGCTGCGGCCCATCCTGGCCGCGGTGCGCGCCGAGACCACCAAGCCGGTGCTGGTGAAGATCGCACCGGATCTGGCCGACACCGATCTGGATGCCATCGCCGACCTGTGCGTGGAATTGGGCCTGGCAGGCATCGTGGCGACCAACACCACGGTGTCACGCGAGGGCCTGGCGACCCCGGGGGTGGCCGAATTGGGGCCCGGCGGCATCTCCGGCCCACCGGTGGCGCGCCGAGCGCTGGAGGTGCTGCGGCGGTTGTACGCCCGAGTCGGCGACCGGCTGGTCCTGATCAGTGTCGGCGGGATCGAGACCGCCGACGACGCCTGGGAGCGCATCACCGCCGGCGCCGCACTGCTGCAGGGTTATACGGGCTTCATCTACGGCGGCGGGCTGTGGGCCCGCAACATCCACGACGGCCTGGCCCAGCGGCTGCGCGACGGCGGATTCGCGTCGCTGGCCGAGGCGGTCGGGTCTGCCACCCGCTAG
- a CDS encoding undecaprenyl-diphosphate phosphatase: MSWPQVVVLSIVQGLTEFLPVSSSGHLALASRLFFAGDAGASFTAVTQIGTEIAVLVYFAKDIARIATAWLSGVASALAKTPLPAERRADYRMGWYVIVGSIPIVIVGVLFQHFIRGEVRNLWVIASAMVGFSLVIAAAEYVGRQQRHAEQLTVKDGFLVGAAQCLALIPGVSRSGATISAGLFLGMDRALAARFGFLLGIPAVFASGLHELPNAFNPVTEGMSATGLQLLVSVVITFVVGYAAISWLLRFVSSHTMYWFVGYRVIAGTTILVLLATGVLAASS; the protein is encoded by the coding sequence ATGTCCTGGCCGCAAGTAGTCGTCCTGTCGATCGTCCAGGGCCTCACCGAGTTTCTGCCGGTGTCCTCCTCGGGACACCTGGCGCTGGCCTCCCGGCTGTTCTTCGCCGGTGACGCCGGCGCCTCCTTCACCGCGGTGACCCAAATCGGTACCGAGATCGCCGTGCTGGTCTATTTCGCCAAGGACATCGCGCGCATCGCCACGGCCTGGCTGTCCGGGGTGGCCTCGGCGCTGGCCAAAACACCGCTGCCCGCCGAACGCAGGGCCGACTACCGGATGGGCTGGTACGTCATCGTCGGCAGCATCCCGATTGTGATCGTCGGGGTGCTGTTCCAGCACTTCATCCGCGGCGAGGTACGCAACCTCTGGGTGATCGCCTCCGCGATGGTCGGGTTCTCGCTGGTGATCGCCGCCGCCGAGTACGTCGGTCGCCAGCAACGGCATGCTGAACAGTTGACCGTCAAGGACGGCTTCCTGGTCGGCGCCGCGCAGTGCCTGGCACTGATCCCGGGCGTCTCGCGCTCCGGGGCGACCATCAGCGCCGGCCTGTTCCTGGGAATGGACCGGGCCCTGGCCGCCCGGTTCGGCTTCCTGCTGGGCATCCCGGCGGTATTCGCCTCGGGTTTGCACGAACTGCCCAACGCCTTCAATCCGGTCACCGAGGGCATGAGCGCCACGGGGCTGCAACTGCTGGTCTCGGTGGTGATCACCTTCGTCGTCGGCTACGCGGCGATCAGCTGGCTGCTGCGGTTCGTCAGCAGTCACACCATGTACTGGTTTGTCGGGTATCGGGTCATCGCCGGGACGACGATCCTGGTCCTGCTGGCCACCGGGGTGTTGGCGGCCTCGTCGTGA
- a CDS encoding DivIVA domain-containing protein has product MPLTPADVHNVAFSKPPIGKRGYNEDEVDAFLDLVETELTRLIEENADLRQRVSELDQDLAAARAGGGAQSIPSIPVYEPTPEPVAPPQPVVAAPAAPEPPSEEQHLKAARVLSLAQDTADRLTGTARAESEKLMADARANADQILTEARQTAETTVTEARQRADAMLADAQTRSETQLRQAQEKADALQADAERKHSEIMGTINQQRTVLEGRLEQLRTFEREYRTRLKTYLESQLEELGQRGSAAPVDSSATGDGGGFNHFNRGTN; this is encoded by the coding sequence ATGCCACTAACACCGGCCGACGTACATAACGTCGCGTTCAGCAAACCGCCGATTGGGAAGCGCGGCTACAACGAGGACGAGGTCGACGCCTTCCTTGACTTGGTGGAGACCGAGCTGACACGCCTCATCGAGGAGAACGCCGACCTGCGTCAGCGGGTAAGCGAGCTCGACCAGGACTTGGCCGCGGCCCGCGCCGGTGGCGGCGCCCAGTCGATTCCCTCGATCCCGGTCTACGAGCCCACCCCGGAGCCGGTGGCACCGCCGCAGCCCGTGGTCGCCGCACCAGCAGCCCCGGAACCGCCTTCCGAGGAGCAGCACCTCAAGGCGGCACGCGTGCTGAGCCTGGCCCAGGACACCGCCGACCGGTTGACCGGCACCGCCCGGGCCGAGTCGGAGAAGCTGATGGCCGACGCCCGCGCCAACGCCGACCAGATCCTCACTGAGGCACGCCAGACCGCGGAGACGACGGTCACCGAAGCTCGCCAGCGCGCCGACGCCATGCTGGCCGACGCGCAGACTCGTTCGGAGACCCAGCTGCGCCAGGCCCAGGAGAAGGCCGACGCGTTGCAGGCTGACGCCGAGCGCAAGCACTCCGAGATCATGGGCACGATCAACCAGCAGCGCACCGTGCTGGAAGGTCGCCTCGAACAACTGCGCACCTTCGAGCGCGAGTACCGCACCCGGCTCAAGACCTACCTGGAATCGCAGCTCGAGGAGCTTGGCCAGCGCGGTTCGGCTGCACCGGTCGACAGCAGCGCCACTGGCGACGGCGGCGGGTTCAACCATTTCAACCGCGGCACCAACTGA
- a CDS encoding DUF3090 domain-containing protein — protein sequence MSRAIHVFRTPDRFVAGTVGQPGNRTFYLQAVHDERVVSVVLEKQQVAVLSERIGALLLEVNRRFGTPVPPEPTEIDDLDPLVTPVDAEFRVGTMGLGWDSEAQTVVVELLAVSDAEFDASVVLDDTDEGPDAVRVFLTPESARQFATRSNRVISAGRPPCPLCDEPLDPAGHMCVRTNGYRRGAFGPDDEPDDADI from the coding sequence ATGTCCCGAGCAATTCATGTCTTCCGCACCCCCGACCGTTTCGTGGCCGGGACCGTCGGCCAGCCCGGCAACCGCACCTTCTACCTGCAGGCCGTCCACGACGAGCGGGTGGTCTCGGTGGTGTTGGAAAAGCAGCAGGTCGCGGTGCTGTCCGAACGGATCGGTGCGCTGCTGCTGGAGGTCAACCGTCGATTCGGCACCCCGGTGCCGCCCGAACCCACTGAGATCGACGACCTGGACCCGCTGGTCACACCGGTGGACGCGGAATTCCGGGTCGGCACCATGGGGCTGGGTTGGGATTCCGAGGCGCAGACGGTGGTGGTCGAGCTGCTCGCGGTCAGTGACGCCGAGTTCGATGCCTCGGTGGTGCTCGACGACACCGACGAGGGACCGGACGCGGTGCGGGTGTTTCTCACCCCGGAGTCCGCGCGCCAGTTCGCCACCCGCTCGAACCGGGTCATCTCGGCCGGCCGCCCGCCGTGTCCGCTGTGCGACGAGCCGCTGGACCCCGCCGGTCACATGTGCGTGCGCACCAACGGCTATCGGCGGGGTGCCTTCGGGCCCGACGATGAGCCCGATGACGCAGATATCTGA
- a CDS encoding nitroreductase family deazaflavin-dependent oxidoreductase, with protein MAEKPDAETVKTLNANVTDEFRANAGRVGGRFKDNELLLLTTTGAKSGAPRVAPLVAFRIDGMLLIVAGYGGADINPAWVHNLRANSRAHVEATTGAFDVLARELNQSEREAVIPRITAIWPAFANYQSQTTRTIPIFELKQDGG; from the coding sequence GTGGCTGAGAAACCTGATGCCGAGACGGTAAAAACATTGAACGCCAATGTCACCGATGAGTTCCGCGCCAACGCGGGTAGGGTCGGAGGGCGATTCAAAGACAACGAGCTGTTGCTACTCACGACGACGGGCGCCAAGTCCGGCGCGCCGCGCGTCGCGCCACTGGTGGCGTTTCGCATCGACGGCATGCTGCTGATCGTCGCCGGTTACGGTGGGGCCGACATCAACCCGGCATGGGTACACAACCTGCGGGCCAACTCGCGCGCGCACGTCGAGGCCACCACCGGCGCCTTCGACGTCCTTGCGCGCGAGCTCAACCAGTCCGAACGCGAAGCCGTCATTCCCAGGATTACTGCGATCTGGCCTGCATTCGCGAATTACCAATCACAAACCACACGCACCATCCCGATATTCGAGCTGAAGCAGGACGGCGGCTGA
- a CDS encoding 3'(2'),5'-bisphosphate nucleotidase CysQ, with the protein MTLTDAALAAELAVEAGKLLLAVRDEVGFAQPWHLGDTGDGRANQLIIRRLRDARPGDAVLSEESPDNLARLRSDRVWIVDPLDGTREFTQPGRDDWAVHIALWQRGGPDGFGAITDAAVSLPAYDNRSNVVFRTDTVARPAPRSGPPNPIRVAVSASRMPAVVRLIREVLPVEPVLMGSAGAKAMAVVRGEVDAYLHAGGQWEWDSAAPAGVVLAAGLHASRIDGSPLRYNRPDPYLPDLLMCRPDVAPILLDAMRRTVL; encoded by the coding sequence GTGACGCTGACCGACGCGGCGCTGGCCGCCGAACTGGCAGTCGAGGCCGGAAAGCTCTTGCTGGCGGTGCGTGACGAGGTGGGCTTCGCCCAACCGTGGCACCTCGGCGACACCGGCGACGGCCGGGCCAACCAGCTGATCATCCGCAGGCTGCGTGACGCGCGCCCCGGCGACGCGGTGCTCAGCGAGGAATCGCCGGACAACCTGGCCCGGCTGCGGTCAGACCGGGTCTGGATCGTCGACCCGCTCGACGGCACCCGCGAATTCACCCAGCCTGGACGCGATGACTGGGCGGTGCACATCGCACTGTGGCAACGTGGCGGCCCCGACGGCTTTGGGGCCATCACCGACGCCGCGGTGTCACTGCCGGCCTACGACAACCGAAGCAACGTGGTCTTCCGCACCGACACGGTCGCCCGGCCCGCTCCGCGCTCCGGACCGCCGAACCCCATTCGGGTCGCGGTCAGCGCCTCCCGGATGCCCGCCGTGGTCCGGCTCATCCGCGAGGTGTTGCCGGTGGAGCCGGTACTGATGGGATCGGCGGGCGCCAAGGCGATGGCCGTGGTGCGGGGCGAGGTGGACGCCTACCTGCACGCCGGCGGGCAGTGGGAGTGGGACTCGGCTGCCCCGGCCGGTGTGGTGCTGGCGGCGGGCCTGCACGCCTCCCGGATCGACGGGTCGCCGTTGCGCTACAACCGGCCCGACCCCTACCTGCCCGACCTGCTGATGTGCCGGCCCGACGTGGCGCCGATTCTGCTGGACGCGATGCGGCGGACGGTCCTTTAA
- a CDS encoding DUF5703 family protein — MTALRPRRLPVGWEAELSDDYEWIPLRLPPEVTRIGASTRLSIEAEYRGWELTRVRLYTDGSRRVLLRRKKSAANAISGSRCVDQPGL, encoded by the coding sequence GTGACCGCGCTGCGCCCACGCCGACTGCCGGTCGGCTGGGAGGCCGAACTGTCCGATGACTACGAATGGATTCCGCTGCGACTGCCCCCGGAGGTCACCCGGATCGGCGCGTCCACCCGGTTGTCCATCGAAGCCGAATACCGAGGTTGGGAGCTGACCCGAGTGCGGTTGTACACCGACGGGAGCAGGCGGGTGTTGCTACGCCGCAAGAAATCTGCCGCGAACGCGATCAGCGGCAGCCGCTGCGTCGACCAGCCGGGACTGTAG
- a CDS encoding phosphoribosyltransferase, translating to MTRPGAYLRQPAPRTFRDRRDAGRALAELLTDYLPGVAGAQGAVVLGLARGGVPVAWEVAAALGAPLDVFLVRKLGVPQQPELAMGALAGGQVVMNDEVVRSLGIDDDVVQSVIERETTELRRRERAYRGDRPAADLRGRVVILVDDGIATGASVLAAVRAVQAAEPASIIVAVPVAPRSASRKIAQEADDVVCVTTPDAFDAVGQVYRDFDQTDDDEVRDLLAAPTTRRAAG from the coding sequence ATGACTCGTCCAGGCGCGTACCTTCGCCAGCCGGCGCCACGCACCTTCCGCGACCGCCGCGACGCCGGCCGGGCCCTGGCCGAGCTTTTGACGGATTACCTGCCCGGCGTAGCGGGCGCCCAGGGCGCGGTGGTGCTGGGATTGGCCCGCGGCGGAGTGCCGGTCGCCTGGGAGGTCGCCGCCGCGCTGGGGGCGCCGCTGGACGTGTTTCTGGTCCGCAAGCTCGGTGTGCCGCAGCAGCCCGAATTGGCGATGGGTGCGCTGGCCGGCGGCCAGGTGGTGATGAACGACGAGGTGGTCCGCAGCCTGGGTATCGACGACGACGTGGTGCAGTCGGTGATCGAGCGCGAGACCACCGAATTGCGCCGCCGCGAACGTGCCTACCGTGGCGACCGGCCGGCGGCCGATCTGCGCGGCCGGGTGGTGATCTTGGTCGACGACGGCATCGCGACCGGAGCGAGCGTCCTGGCTGCGGTGCGAGCGGTCCAGGCGGCCGAACCGGCGTCGATCATCGTCGCCGTACCGGTGGCGCCACGCTCGGCGTCGCGCAAGATCGCCCAGGAAGCCGACGACGTCGTATGCGTCACGACCCCGGACGCATTCGATGCCGTCGGACAGGTCTATCGCGACTTTGACCAGACCGATGACGATGAAGTCCGCGACCTGCTGGCCGCACCGACTACGAGGCGAGCAGCGGGCTAA
- a CDS encoding SCO1664 family protein: MTQISDDREALHSGELEILGRIRSASNATFLCQATLGEHRVHCVYKPVAGEQPLWDFPDGTLAGRELGAHLISVELGWNLVPYTIIRDGPAGPGMVQRWVDQPEDDDEGSDASSSPALVDVVPGDHVPAGYLPVLQAYGNNGDPVTLVHADDIRLRRLAIFDVVINNADRKGGHVLCGTDGRVYGVDHGVSLHTQDKLRTVLWGWAGKSVADLDEEALPALSRLLVALDGPLAAALQPHLTAEEIAALRRRVADLLDHPVMPGPNRHRPIPWPAF; encoded by the coding sequence ATGACGCAGATATCTGACGACCGGGAGGCGTTGCACTCCGGGGAACTGGAGATCCTGGGCCGCATCCGCTCGGCGAGCAACGCCACCTTCTTGTGCCAGGCGACGCTGGGGGAGCACCGCGTCCACTGCGTGTACAAGCCGGTCGCCGGTGAACAGCCGCTCTGGGATTTCCCCGACGGCACCCTGGCCGGCCGCGAACTCGGCGCGCACCTGATCTCGGTCGAGTTGGGCTGGAATCTGGTGCCCTACACCATTATTCGCGACGGCCCGGCGGGTCCGGGCATGGTGCAGCGCTGGGTGGATCAACCCGAAGACGACGACGAAGGCTCCGACGCATCGTCGTCGCCCGCCCTGGTCGACGTGGTGCCGGGCGATCACGTTCCGGCCGGCTACCTGCCGGTGTTGCAGGCCTACGGCAACAACGGTGACCCGGTCACGCTGGTGCACGCCGACGACATCCGGTTGCGCCGCCTCGCCATCTTCGACGTGGTGATCAACAATGCCGACCGCAAGGGCGGTCACGTGCTGTGCGGCACCGACGGTCGCGTCTACGGCGTCGACCACGGCGTGAGCCTGCACACCCAGGACAAGTTGCGCACCGTGCTGTGGGGGTGGGCGGGCAAGTCGGTGGCCGACCTGGACGAGGAGGCGTTGCCGGCCCTGTCGCGGCTGCTGGTGGCGCTGGACGGCCCGCTGGCGGCAGCGCTGCAACCGCACCTGACCGCCGAGGAGATCGCGGCACTACGCCGCCGCGTCGCCGACCTGCTGGACCACCCGGTGATGCCCGGCCCGAACCGTCATCGCCCGATCCCTTGGCCGGCGTTCTAG
- a CDS encoding histidine phosphatase family protein: MTVILLRHGRSTSNTSGVLAGRTEGVELDDLGREQAAQLVGRLDGLPIKAVVRSPLLRCRRTVEPLAAALGLEPLVDDRLAEVDYGTWTGRKISELTAEPLWRVVQAQPSAAIFPDGEGLAQVQARAVTAVRDHDRQLASQHGADVLWVACTHGDVIKAVIADALGVHLDGFQRITADPASASVIRYTPLRPFVIHLNHTGASLAAAVQSSPAGPVGESDAVVGGSTT; this comes from the coding sequence GTGACCGTCATCCTGCTGCGCCACGGCCGGTCCACCTCGAACACCTCCGGGGTGCTGGCCGGGCGCACCGAAGGCGTCGAACTCGACGACCTGGGCCGCGAGCAGGCCGCACAGCTCGTCGGCCGGCTCGACGGCCTGCCGATCAAGGCGGTGGTGCGCTCACCGCTGCTGCGCTGCCGACGCACCGTCGAACCGCTGGCCGCTGCCTTGGGGCTGGAGCCACTTGTCGACGACCGGCTGGCCGAGGTCGATTACGGCACCTGGACCGGGCGCAAGATCAGCGAGCTGACCGCCGAGCCGCTGTGGCGGGTGGTGCAGGCGCAGCCCAGCGCGGCGATCTTCCCCGACGGCGAAGGGCTGGCGCAGGTGCAGGCCCGGGCCGTCACCGCGGTCCGCGATCACGACCGGCAGCTGGCCTCCCAGCACGGCGCCGATGTGCTGTGGGTGGCGTGCACCCACGGCGACGTCATCAAGGCCGTCATCGCCGACGCGCTCGGCGTACACCTGGACGGCTTCCAGCGGATCACCGCCGACCCGGCATCGGCGAGCGTGATCCGCTATACGCCGTTGCGCCCCTTCGTGATTCACCTCAACCACACCGGAGCGTCGTTGGCCGCCGCGGTGCAGAGTTCGCCGGCCGGCCCGGTCGGTGAAAGCGACGCGGTGGTCGGCGGGTCCACCACCTAG
- a CDS encoding YbhB/YbcL family Raf kinase inhibitor-like protein, whose product MTTAPDPYAALPKLPTFTLTSTSMTDGQPLGKAQVSGIMGAGGEDASPQLSWSGFPEETRSFAVTVYDPDAPTASGFWHWAVANLPATCTELPEGVGDGSLLPGDALALVNDAGMRRYVGAAPPAGHGTHRYYVAVHAVDVEKLELAEDASPAYLGFNLFMHAIARAVIVGTYEQK is encoded by the coding sequence ATGACCACAGCCCCCGACCCGTACGCCGCGCTGCCCAAGCTGCCGACGTTCACGCTCACCTCCACGTCGATGACCGACGGCCAGCCTCTGGGCAAAGCCCAGGTCAGCGGAATCATGGGTGCCGGCGGTGAAGACGCCAGCCCGCAGCTGAGCTGGTCGGGCTTTCCCGAGGAGACCCGCAGCTTCGCGGTCACCGTCTACGACCCGGACGCACCCACCGCGTCGGGCTTCTGGCACTGGGCGGTGGCCAACCTGCCCGCCACCTGCACCGAGCTGCCCGAGGGCGTCGGGGACGGCAGCCTGCTGCCCGGCGACGCGCTGGCCCTGGTCAACGACGCCGGGATGCGCCGCTACGTGGGTGCCGCGCCGCCGGCCGGTCACGGGACGCACCGCTACTACGTCGCGGTGCACGCCGTCGACGTCGAGAAGCTGGAGCTGGCCGAAGACGCCAGCCCGGCCTACCTGGGCTTCAACCTGTTCATGCACGCGATCGCGCGCGCGGTGATCGTCGGCACTTACGAGCAGAAGTAG
- a CDS encoding YncE family protein: MPKRATRRPRRSLQGLLLPLLLLTACSSNPITAPPPTIAPAEPAVSPVAAVSPAGTVRPLAGQATGAVFDAATGLLAVLSPGPDPQAAATLGLVGDSSRPPAAVALPGPASALAGDGNGAVYLSGSGGYYTVDLATRGIKRVDVADASGVEFTAIGRRADGIMVLGSADGTVYTLADDGTRVAERAKIFARVDQIVTQGDIAVVLDRGQTSVTTIGTDGKPQYALRAGQGATTLAAASHGPVLAADPRSGRLLVYGVDPLMLHQDYPVPHAPYGLAGAGGFAWVSQTGTNTVVGYDLTTGIPVEKVRYPTVQQPNTLALDEKSDTLYVVSGSGAGVQVIEHAARPR; encoded by the coding sequence GTGCCCAAGCGCGCCACCCGCCGGCCACGCCGGTCCCTGCAAGGCCTGTTGCTGCCGCTGCTGCTGCTCACGGCGTGCTCATCCAATCCCATCACCGCGCCGCCGCCCACGATCGCGCCCGCCGAGCCCGCCGTCTCGCCGGTCGCCGCGGTGAGCCCGGCCGGCACCGTACGGCCGCTGGCCGGCCAGGCCACCGGCGCGGTGTTCGACGCGGCCACCGGACTGCTGGCGGTGCTGTCCCCCGGCCCGGATCCGCAGGCCGCCGCCACGCTCGGGCTGGTGGGCGATTCGAGCCGCCCGCCGGCCGCGGTGGCGTTGCCGGGACCGGCGAGCGCGCTGGCCGGCGACGGCAACGGCGCGGTCTACCTGTCCGGGAGCGGCGGCTATTACACCGTCGACCTGGCCACCCGCGGCATCAAACGCGTCGACGTCGCCGACGCTTCCGGTGTCGAGTTCACCGCGATCGGCCGGCGCGCCGACGGGATCATGGTGTTGGGCAGTGCCGACGGCACGGTCTACACGCTGGCCGACGACGGCACGCGGGTCGCCGAGCGGGCCAAGATCTTTGCCCGGGTCGACCAGATCGTGACCCAGGGCGATATCGCGGTGGTGCTGGACCGCGGCCAAACCTCGGTGACGACCATCGGCACCGACGGCAAGCCGCAGTACGCGCTGCGGGCCGGCCAGGGCGCGACCACGCTGGCCGCCGCGTCGCACGGGCCGGTGCTGGCCGCCGACCCCCGCAGCGGCCGGCTGCTGGTCTACGGCGTGGATCCGCTGATGCTGCACCAGGACTATCCGGTTCCGCATGCCCCCTACGGGCTGGCCGGGGCGGGCGGGTTTGCCTGGGTGTCGCAGACCGGGACGAACACCGTGGTCGGCTACGATTTGACCACCGGAATTCCCGTGGAGAAGGTTCGCTATCCGACCGTGCAGCAACCCAACACCCTGGCCTTGGACGAGAAGTCGGACACCTTGTACGTGGTGTCGGGCTCCGGCGCCGGTGTCCAAGTGATCGAGCACGCGGCGAGGCCACGGTGA
- a CDS encoding M20/M25/M40 family metallo-hydrolase, producing MTDFPDPAGDAVDEVVELVSTLIRFDTSNTGEPATTKGEADCARWVAAQLEEVGYETEYLESGAPGRGNVFARLEGSDPSRGALLIHGHLDVVPAEASEWSVHPFSGAIENGYVWGRGAVDMKDMVGMMIAVARHLARNKITPPRDLVFAFVADEEAGGKYGAQWIVQNRPDLFAGVTEAIGEVGGFSLTVPRRDGGERRLYLIETAEKGLCWMRLRAHGRAGHGSMINDDNAVTTLAEAVARLGRHRFPLVLTEAVVEFLAAVSEETGHTIDVDSPDLEGMIEKLGPISRIVNATLRDTATPTMLAAGYKANVIPATAEAVLDCRVLPGRQAAFEAEVDALIGPDVTREWVTHQPPVETTFDGDLVEAMNAALLACDPDARTVPYMLSGGTDAKAFAKLGIRCFGFAPLRLPPDLDFSALFHGVDERVPVDALEFGTRVLHHFLTHC from the coding sequence GTGACCGATTTCCCCGATCCTGCCGGCGACGCAGTGGACGAGGTGGTCGAACTCGTCAGCACGCTCATCCGTTTCGACACGTCTAACACCGGAGAGCCGGCCACCACCAAAGGTGAGGCCGACTGCGCGCGTTGGGTGGCCGCGCAGCTCGAGGAGGTGGGCTATGAGACCGAGTACCTCGAATCCGGTGCGCCGGGGCGCGGCAACGTCTTCGCTCGCCTCGAGGGCAGCGATCCGTCCCGCGGGGCGCTGCTGATCCACGGGCACCTCGACGTGGTGCCGGCCGAGGCCAGCGAGTGGAGCGTGCACCCGTTCTCCGGCGCGATCGAGAACGGCTATGTCTGGGGTCGCGGCGCGGTCGACATGAAGGACATGGTCGGCATGATGATCGCGGTGGCCCGGCACCTGGCCCGGAACAAGATCACCCCGCCGCGGGATCTGGTGTTCGCGTTCGTCGCCGACGAGGAGGCCGGCGGCAAGTACGGAGCGCAGTGGATCGTCCAGAACCGCCCCGACCTGTTCGCCGGGGTCACCGAGGCGATCGGGGAGGTGGGTGGTTTCTCGCTGACCGTGCCGCGGCGCGACGGCGGGGAGCGCCGGCTGTATCTGATCGAGACCGCGGAGAAGGGCTTGTGCTGGATGCGGCTGCGGGCCCACGGTCGGGCCGGGCACGGGTCGATGATCAACGACGACAACGCCGTCACCACCCTGGCCGAGGCGGTGGCCCGGCTGGGCCGACACCGGTTCCCGCTGGTGCTCACCGAGGCCGTGGTGGAGTTCCTGGCCGCGGTCAGCGAGGAGACCGGGCACACCATCGACGTCGACTCCCCGGACCTGGAAGGGATGATCGAGAAGCTGGGACCGATCTCGCGCATCGTCAACGCCACCCTGCGCGACACCGCCACGCCGACCATGCTGGCGGCCGGCTACAAGGCCAACGTGATCCCGGCGACGGCCGAGGCGGTGTTGGACTGCCGGGTCTTGCCTGGGCGCCAGGCGGCGTTCGAGGCCGAAGTCGACGCGCTGATCGGACCCGACGTGACCCGGGAATGGGTTACCCACCAGCCGCCTGTCGAGACGACCTTCGACGGTGACCTGGTCGAGGCGATGAATGCCGCCCTGCTGGCCTGTGACCCCGACGCCCGAACCGTGCCCTACATGCTGTCCGGCGGAACGGATGCAAAAGCCTTCGCCAAGTTGGGGATTCGGTGCTTCGGATTCGCTCCGCTGCGGCTGCCACCCGACCTCGATTTCTCCGCGCTGTTCCACGGAGTCGACGAACGCGTTCCGGTTGACGCGCTGGAGTTTGGTACCCGCGTACTGCACCACTTCCTGACACACTGCTGA